In one Acidimicrobium ferrooxidans DSM 10331 genomic region, the following are encoded:
- a CDS encoding S53 family peptidase codes for MRRISRRLQMLGTLGSIGLVGAALAMPGAQSLASASDPLVPVSQGIGADVLSHATPTGTTAGSTMMRVSFILKMRNQGQLASRVAAGWRGPYLTPHEFALEYGQTEEYILALRGFLREFGISSQAMSDGLDVTSQGTAAQYDKALGILLENFTVTTRPAASAPATTQTVYGTRSAPQMPLNLASNILAVLGLSNYAPYESLAVPGINQVAPTAGSSQTAAPTDQLPQAFTSDYNLTPLQQAGYLGQGQTIGIVTLASVNPSVPMYFWRNIAHVVTLPNRLALVNVDGGAGPVSLNAGSDETTLDVEQSGTIAPMAKIVVYQAPNTDYGFVDAFYEAASQNVAGSVSSSWGESETAIQAAVDAAQESPGYAASFNQAFLEMAAQGQSNFIASGDNGAYDPQGDIGTTNLGIDNPSDSPYDTAAGGTTLPGTQTYPIMANGTQVGTESVTIPQQMTWGWDYLWPMYIALGFQNEAQAATSLPVGSGGGYSTLFGRPLYQQGQMVGAGSYSAYEFLTPIDPQQVAPGLVEPTQFSFNPAPTLQTGMSGGRVTPDLAFNADPQTGYAVYDPQFQSVYGSKLVDFGGTSFIAPQLNGTDAVYESALGGVRLGFWNPNIYRFATSTSSPFTPLDSNTIDGSAYYSGQIGNAQLAISGEFTNTNDFYTGSQGAVFNPGSGLGYADLTQLFRSFQTAIPRELGD; via the coding sequence ATGAGGCGTATCAGTCGTCGTCTGCAGATGCTCGGTACCTTGGGATCCATCGGCCTCGTCGGCGCTGCACTGGCGATGCCAGGCGCGCAGTCGCTCGCGTCGGCGTCTGATCCGCTGGTGCCGGTGTCGCAGGGCATCGGTGCCGATGTGCTCTCGCACGCCACCCCGACGGGCACCACGGCTGGGTCGACGATGATGCGGGTGTCGTTCATCCTGAAGATGCGCAACCAGGGACAGCTTGCCTCTCGGGTGGCTGCTGGTTGGCGTGGTCCGTACCTGACGCCCCATGAGTTCGCGCTCGAGTACGGCCAGACCGAAGAGTACATCCTCGCGCTGCGTGGGTTCCTCCGTGAGTTCGGCATCAGCTCCCAGGCCATGAGCGATGGCCTCGATGTCACCTCGCAGGGCACGGCCGCACAGTACGACAAGGCCCTTGGGATCTTGCTCGAGAACTTCACCGTCACCACCAGGCCCGCAGCCAGTGCGCCCGCGACGACCCAGACGGTCTACGGGACGCGCAGCGCGCCGCAGATGCCGTTGAACCTGGCGTCGAACATTCTGGCCGTGCTCGGGTTGTCGAACTACGCGCCCTACGAGTCGCTCGCGGTGCCCGGCATCAACCAGGTCGCACCCACGGCTGGGTCGTCGCAAACCGCAGCACCCACCGATCAGCTGCCGCAGGCCTTCACGAGCGACTACAACCTCACACCGCTCCAGCAAGCGGGCTACCTCGGTCAGGGGCAGACCATCGGCATCGTGACCTTGGCGAGCGTGAACCCTTCGGTGCCGATGTACTTCTGGAGGAACATCGCGCACGTCGTGACGTTGCCGAATCGTCTTGCGCTCGTCAACGTCGACGGCGGTGCAGGGCCGGTGTCGCTGAACGCTGGCTCCGACGAGACCACCCTCGACGTCGAGCAGTCGGGCACGATCGCGCCGATGGCCAAGATCGTCGTGTACCAGGCGCCCAACACCGACTACGGCTTCGTCGACGCCTTCTACGAGGCGGCCAGCCAGAACGTCGCCGGCTCCGTCTCGTCGAGCTGGGGTGAGTCCGAGACCGCGATCCAAGCTGCGGTGGACGCAGCGCAGGAGTCACCGGGGTATGCGGCCTCGTTCAACCAGGCCTTCCTCGAGATGGCGGCGCAGGGACAGTCGAACTTCATCGCGAGCGGCGACAACGGCGCCTATGACCCTCAAGGCGATATCGGTACCACCAACCTCGGTATCGACAACCCCTCCGACTCCCCCTACGACACCGCCGCTGGCGGCACGACGCTCCCGGGTACTCAGACCTACCCGATCATGGCGAACGGGACCCAAGTCGGCACCGAGTCGGTGACCATCCCGCAGCAGATGACCTGGGGCTGGGACTACCTGTGGCCGATGTACATCGCACTCGGCTTCCAGAACGAGGCCCAAGCAGCCACGAGCTTGCCGGTGGGATCAGGCGGTGGCTACTCCACCCTCTTCGGCCGTCCGCTCTACCAACAGGGTCAGATGGTGGGGGCAGGGAGCTACTCGGCCTATGAGTTCTTGACGCCGATCGATCCACAGCAGGTCGCACCAGGCCTCGTCGAGCCGACGCAGTTCTCGTTCAACCCTGCCCCGACGCTTCAGACGGGCATGAGCGGTGGCCGCGTCACGCCGGACCTGGCGTTCAACGCCGACCCCCAGACCGGCTATGCGGTCTACGACCCACAGTTCCAGAGCGTCTACGGGTCAAAGCTGGTGGACTTCGGTGGCACGAGCTTCATCGCGCCTCAGCTCAACGGGACCGACGCCGTCTACGAGAGCGCCCTCGGGGGCGTACGGCTCGGCTTCTGGAATCCGAACATCTACCGCTTCGCGACCTCGACGTCGTCGCCGTTCACGCCGCTCGATTCGAACACCATCGACGGCTCGGCCTACTACAGCGGCCAGATCGGCAACGCCCAGCTTGCGATCTCCGGTGAGTTCACCAACACGAACGACTTCTACACCGGCTCACAAGGCGCCGTGTTCAATCCGGGATCGGGCCTCGGCTACGCGGACCTCACGCAGCTGTTCCGCAGCTTCCAGACCGCGATCCCGAGAGAGCTCGGCGACTGA
- a CDS encoding histidine--tRNA ligase: MLQVRPFRGMRDILPGEHEVRSAAASVIRSTYRSHGFLEIETPIVETLEALAASGAGENAKLMFKVLKRGERLDLGSASSPDDLVDAGLRFDLTVPLARFYAVNQSKLPKPFLAMQIGPAFRAERPQRGRLRQFVQADADILGEASWLAEVELLIAATAALHQLGLEGFELHVNDRRAVEHVLERLEVPADHWRSVLVALDKLDKEPPIAVRNEMVGAGLGEELADHVLATLGDIVENEHPLDVLETLDVDASVLESLHAIATHVRTSVRDTEVVIDPLIVRGLDYYSSSVFEIVHPHWSSSIGGGGRYDGLLARFGVDEPACGISLGFERILSLLEELGIHLATPRRRLTLIFDPTTQIAEALRMARHFRRDGYLVTLLPHDHTARSPMKRLALAAEELKAEGSQDSFWHLTLGVDAEPRLLMH, translated from the coding sequence ATGCTCCAGGTGCGTCCGTTTCGAGGAATGCGCGACATCCTCCCCGGGGAGCACGAGGTCCGCTCTGCCGCAGCGTCTGTGATCCGCTCGACGTACCGGTCGCACGGCTTCCTCGAGATCGAGACCCCGATCGTCGAAACCCTCGAAGCACTGGCTGCCTCCGGGGCGGGCGAGAATGCGAAGCTGATGTTCAAGGTGCTCAAGCGCGGCGAGCGTCTCGACCTCGGGTCCGCCTCGAGCCCCGACGACCTCGTCGATGCGGGCCTGCGATTCGACCTCACGGTGCCGCTCGCTCGCTTCTACGCCGTGAACCAGTCGAAGCTGCCCAAGCCCTTTCTTGCGATGCAGATCGGCCCCGCCTTTCGGGCCGAGCGTCCGCAGCGCGGCCGACTCCGCCAGTTCGTGCAGGCGGACGCAGACATCCTCGGCGAGGCGAGCTGGCTCGCCGAGGTCGAGCTGCTGATCGCCGCCACGGCGGCCTTGCACCAGCTCGGCCTCGAGGGCTTCGAGCTGCACGTGAACGATCGACGGGCCGTCGAGCATGTCCTGGAGCGTCTCGAGGTGCCGGCAGATCATTGGCGCAGTGTGCTCGTCGCGCTCGACAAGCTCGACAAGGAGCCGCCGATCGCTGTGCGTAACGAGATGGTCGGGGCTGGGCTCGGCGAGGAGCTCGCCGACCACGTCCTCGCAACGCTCGGTGACATCGTCGAGAACGAGCATCCCCTCGATGTCCTCGAGACCCTCGATGTCGATGCAAGCGTGCTCGAGAGCCTCCACGCGATCGCGACGCACGTGCGGACCTCGGTCCGGGACACGGAGGTCGTCATCGACCCGCTCATCGTTCGAGGGCTGGACTACTACTCCTCGTCGGTGTTCGAGATCGTTCACCCTCACTGGTCGTCGTCGATCGGCGGCGGCGGGCGCTACGACGGACTCCTCGCACGCTTCGGAGTCGACGAGCCGGCCTGCGGTATCTCGCTTGGGTTCGAGCGCATTCTCTCCCTGCTCGAAGAGCTCGGCATCCACCTCGCCACGCCGCGACGCCGCCTCACCCTCATCTTCGACCCGACGACTCAGATTGCCGAGGCGTTGCGGATGGCTCGACACTTCCGTCGCGACGGCTACCTCGTAACCCTGCTCCCACACGATCACACGGCGCGCTCCCCGATGAAGCGCCTTGCACTCGCGGCAGAAGAACTCAAGGCGGAAGGATCGCAGGACTCCTTCTGGCACCTCACACTCGGTGTCGACGCCGAGCCGCGTCTCCTGATGCACTGA
- a CDS encoding COG4315 family predicted lipoprotein, with product MRKSLHVRSVVTVGVLASLGVVLAACGSTSSTSTSAKTSSSSATVATSSSSYGTIVTSGSGVTYYVFSADSHDHSACTGSCAAAWHPVLATHPTVGGSAQASLVSTFVRPGGEHQVAYDGHPLYTFVDDSGPHVISGQGINSFGGSWHVIAPSGTPITAASSSSSSSSSGYSSGY from the coding sequence ATGCGCAAGTCCTTGCACGTCCGTTCCGTGGTTACCGTCGGGGTCTTGGCGAGCCTTGGTGTCGTACTGGCCGCCTGTGGGTCGACGTCGTCGACGTCTACCTCGGCGAAGACGTCGTCCAGCTCTGCGACCGTCGCCACGTCGTCCTCGAGCTACGGCACCATCGTGACCTCGGGTTCGGGAGTCACGTACTACGTGTTCTCGGCAGACTCACACGATCATTCGGCGTGCACGGGTTCGTGTGCCGCTGCGTGGCATCCGGTGCTCGCGACGCACCCCACGGTCGGTGGCTCGGCCCAGGCATCGCTCGTGAGCACGTTCGTGCGCCCAGGCGGAGAGCATCAGGTCGCCTATGACGGCCACCCTCTCTACACCTTCGTCGACGACTCGGGCCCCCACGTCATCAGCGGCCAAGGCATCAACTCGTTCGGGGGTTCCTGGCACGTGATCGCCCCGAGCGGGACCCCGATCACCGCTGCGTCGAGCTCGTCGAGTTCGTCCTCGAGCGGCTATAGCAGTGGCTACTAG
- the ade gene encoding adenine deaminase yields the protein MIALARGDGNVDLVINGAEVFSPLTRTWVSTSLAIADGVVVGWGERPTKERLDLAGMIIVPGFIDAHVHIESTKLWIDRFVEATVPMGTVAVASDPHEMANVKGLEGVRAMIAAAHDLPITIGVCGSSCVPASRFESPGATFEVEAIAEVLAETDALGVAEVMDFPGVIAGDETLLAKIALAGSRRVDGHAPGLRGSDLDAYLVAGVESDHEMVSLEEVDEKRHKGMWVFLRHGSASHNLAAFAPSVRAYGTTNVALCSDDREPDLLLERGHVNDLVRIALEAGISLEDALVLATLNPATYHGLTHLGHLGPGRQADFVVYRSRAELEAGRPPAMVFHRGRLVAEDGRLVVELPRREVPETLLATVRLARALVEGDFTTPIPERVRVIVANDHSLWTNQRVTTRDELTGINRLAVVERHHATGRIGHGLVEGFGLERGAIASTVAHDAHNLMVVGALGAEADMATAANRVAALGGGQVVVVDGQVIAEVPLPIAGLMSDAPIAETARAVVEATQAAHALGSTLEAPFMTLAFLGLSVIPELKLTDQGLVDVGAWDVVSLEA from the coding sequence ATGATCGCCCTGGCGCGAGGTGACGGGAACGTCGACCTCGTCATCAACGGTGCGGAGGTCTTCAGTCCTCTGACGCGAACCTGGGTCTCGACGTCGCTCGCGATCGCCGACGGGGTGGTGGTCGGATGGGGCGAGCGGCCGACCAAGGAGCGGCTGGACCTCGCGGGCATGATCATCGTGCCCGGATTCATCGATGCCCACGTCCACATCGAATCGACGAAGCTGTGGATCGACCGCTTCGTCGAAGCGACCGTACCTATGGGGACGGTCGCGGTCGCGAGCGATCCACACGAGATGGCCAACGTAAAGGGGCTCGAGGGTGTGCGTGCGATGATCGCAGCCGCCCATGATCTCCCCATCACCATCGGAGTCTGTGGGTCGTCGTGTGTGCCAGCGTCGCGATTCGAGAGTCCGGGGGCGACGTTCGAGGTGGAAGCGATCGCCGAGGTGCTCGCCGAGACCGACGCGCTCGGTGTGGCCGAGGTCATGGACTTCCCAGGCGTGATCGCTGGCGACGAGACCTTGCTCGCCAAGATCGCGCTCGCTGGTTCGCGTCGCGTCGACGGCCACGCTCCAGGACTGCGCGGTTCGGATCTCGATGCGTACCTCGTCGCTGGCGTGGAATCCGATCACGAGATGGTCAGTCTCGAGGAGGTCGACGAGAAGCGTCACAAGGGCATGTGGGTCTTCCTCCGGCACGGATCGGCAAGCCACAACCTCGCTGCGTTCGCCCCGTCGGTGCGAGCCTACGGAACGACCAACGTTGCGCTTTGCTCCGATGACCGGGAGCCGGATCTCCTTCTCGAGCGCGGTCACGTGAACGACCTCGTCAGGATCGCCCTGGAGGCGGGCATCAGCCTCGAAGACGCACTCGTGCTGGCGACGTTGAACCCTGCCACCTACCACGGTCTCACCCATCTCGGCCATCTGGGGCCCGGCCGTCAGGCCGACTTCGTGGTGTATCGATCGCGCGCCGAGCTCGAGGCGGGACGGCCTCCCGCCATGGTGTTCCACCGTGGTCGGCTGGTCGCCGAAGATGGGCGGCTCGTCGTCGAGCTCCCCCGTCGCGAGGTGCCCGAGACCCTCCTCGCCACCGTGCGTCTTGCTCGAGCGCTCGTCGAGGGGGACTTTACGACCCCGATCCCCGAGCGCGTTCGAGTGATCGTCGCCAACGACCACTCGCTCTGGACCAACCAGCGCGTCACGACTCGTGACGAGCTCACCGGGATCAATCGGCTCGCGGTCGTCGAGCGACACCACGCGACCGGGCGCATCGGCCATGGTCTCGTCGAGGGTTTCGGCCTCGAGCGCGGTGCCATCGCGTCCACCGTTGCCCACGACGCTCACAACCTGATGGTGGTCGGTGCGCTCGGAGCCGAGGCCGACATGGCGACCGCAGCCAATCGCGTCGCTGCGCTCGGCGGCGGGCAGGTGGTCGTCGTCGATGGCCAGGTGATCGCAGAGGTGCCCCTCCCGATCGCCGGGCTCATGAGTGATGCGCCGATTGCCGAGACGGCGCGCGCGGTCGTCGAGGCGACGCAGGCCGCCCATGCGCTCGGATCGACGCTGGAGGCGCCCTTCATGACGCTCGCGTTCTTGGGTCTGTCGGTCATCCCCGAGCTCAAGCTCACTGACCAGGGACTCGTCGACGTCGGAGCGTGGGACGTCGTGAGTCTCGAGGCCTGA
- a CDS encoding thiolase family protein, which produces MRDAVIVDVVRTPVGRRNGALSGWHAVDLASTVLEALVARTGIDPALVEDVIMGCVSQVGEQGINVARNAVLAAGFPESVPGTTVDRQCGSSQQAVAFAAQGVLAGAYDVVIAAGVESMSRVPMGSNGVGPGSPFGPRVEARYAARGGLVPQGISAELIVERWGLTRQELDAFALRSHERAWTATTEGRFKSEILPIEGRRADGAAAPTVLEADEGIRPDTSLEALGSLKPAFVPTGTVTAGNASQISDGAAAALIMDAERARRLGLVPRARVVAFSLAADDPIMMLTAPIPATRRVLERAHLSLDDIDLVEINEAFASVVLAWGAELHPDWDRVNVNGGAIALGHPLGASGARLLATLVNELERRGGRYGLQTMCEGGGMANALVIERLG; this is translated from the coding sequence ATGCGTGATGCCGTCATCGTCGATGTGGTTCGAACCCCAGTCGGTCGTCGTAATGGTGCGCTCTCGGGCTGGCACGCGGTCGACCTCGCCTCGACGGTTCTCGAAGCGCTCGTCGCACGAACGGGCATCGACCCGGCGCTCGTCGAGGACGTCATCATGGGCTGCGTCTCCCAGGTCGGAGAGCAGGGCATCAACGTCGCCAGAAATGCCGTCCTCGCCGCGGGTTTTCCCGAGTCCGTCCCCGGCACGACGGTCGATCGGCAGTGCGGCTCGTCACAGCAGGCGGTCGCGTTCGCCGCACAAGGCGTGCTCGCCGGTGCCTACGACGTCGTGATCGCCGCCGGTGTCGAGTCGATGTCGCGGGTGCCGATGGGCTCGAACGGGGTGGGCCCTGGGTCGCCATTCGGGCCCCGTGTCGAGGCGCGCTACGCAGCGCGTGGAGGTCTCGTGCCTCAGGGGATCTCGGCTGAACTGATCGTCGAACGCTGGGGGTTGACGCGCCAGGAGCTCGATGCGTTCGCGCTTCGATCCCACGAGCGTGCTTGGACGGCGACGACGGAAGGGCGTTTCAAGTCGGAGATCCTGCCCATCGAGGGGCGTCGTGCCGACGGTGCAGCCGCCCCGACCGTGCTCGAGGCAGACGAGGGCATCCGGCCCGACACCTCCCTCGAGGCGCTCGGGAGTCTGAAGCCCGCGTTCGTGCCCACAGGGACGGTAACAGCGGGCAACGCCTCGCAGATCTCCGATGGCGCCGCCGCTGCTCTCATCATGGACGCCGAACGGGCGCGTCGCCTTGGCCTCGTCCCCCGCGCGCGGGTCGTTGCCTTCTCACTGGCGGCCGACGATCCGATCATGATGCTCACCGCACCCATTCCAGCGACCCGTCGTGTGCTCGAACGCGCCCATCTCAGCCTCGATGACATCGACCTCGTCGAGATCAACGAGGCCTTCGCATCGGTCGTGTTGGCGTGGGGTGCTGAGCTGCATCCCGACTGGGATCGCGTCAACGTCAACGGTGGGGCGATCGCGCTTGGCCATCCGCTCGGGGCGTCTGGGGCACGCCTGTTGGCGACCTTGGTGAACGAGCTCGAGCGCCGTGGCGGGCGTTACGGCCTCCAGACCATGTGTGAGGGCGGCGGCATGGCGAACGCGCTCGTGATCGAGCGCCTCGGGTAG
- a CDS encoding anthranilate synthase component II, with the protein MSAPRVLIVDNVDSFVHNLYQYVGELGADPVVVRDLEIRDRVDPRSFDAIIISPGPGHPRACVGGRWILEDAAREVPTLGVCLGHQLIGLVFGATVTHAPRIVHGETSSVRHDGRGVFAGLPNPLVATRYHSLAIDPTSVPDELVVTSWSEDDVIMGVRHRSFPIEGIQFHPESYATDLGHQLIGRFLGLEVPARTR; encoded by the coding sequence ATGAGCGCCCCACGCGTCCTCATCGTCGACAACGTCGACTCGTTCGTCCATAATCTCTATCAGTACGTCGGCGAGCTCGGCGCAGATCCAGTCGTGGTTCGTGACCTCGAGATTCGAGATCGTGTCGATCCGCGCAGTTTCGACGCGATCATCATCTCCCCCGGGCCGGGGCATCCCAGGGCGTGCGTCGGAGGACGGTGGATCCTCGAGGATGCAGCTCGCGAGGTGCCGACACTGGGTGTGTGTCTCGGCCATCAGCTCATCGGTCTCGTCTTCGGTGCAACCGTGACCCACGCACCACGCATCGTGCATGGTGAGACCTCCAGCGTTCGCCACGACGGTCGAGGCGTCTTTGCGGGGCTGCCGAATCCCCTCGTGGCAACCCGCTACCATTCGCTTGCGATCGACCCGACCTCGGTTCCGGACGAGCTCGTCGTGACGAGCTGGAGCGAGGACGACGTGATCATGGGGGTGCGGCACCGATCGTTCCCGATCGAGGGCATCCAGTTCCATCCCGAGTCCTACGCCACCGACCTCGGCCACCAGCTGATCGGGCGATTCCTGGGTCTCGAGGTGCCTGCCCGCACTCGCTGA
- the pknB gene encoding Stk1 family PASTA domain-containing Ser/Thr kinase — MTEEVQLQVFGTRYQPIAKIARGGMADVYEARDLLLDRLVALKVLFAELSTNPTFVERFRREAQSAAALSHPNIVSVYDWGPANGTYFIAMELVSGQTLAQLIRTVGVVPPDQAASIGADVALALAFAHRHGVVHRDIKPSNVLITEDGIVKVADFGIARAVANDEDLTQTGSVLGTATYISPEQARGEDLDGRSDIYSLGIVLYEMLTGTPPFLGETPIAVAYKHVTEAPTPLRNVNPRVSAELETVVMRCLAKQRDQRYPDATALRVDLQRVLEHRPLRTTTTQTALGERTMAIGAVEGVGDRTQLLSRVEDTASIPAVTPPVETARRRRRWPWILLVIVVLLALAGGLLYAKLAGSNHHVAAPLPRVAVPNVVGSQEQGAAQVLSNLGLQSALSFRAASASSGTVIAESPRAGTKVQKGSTVDLVVSSGPAAVTVPKVVGETASTAEAKLLALGFNVSTNYQAASAPQGTVVAESPTGGTSAPHGSTVVLTVSNGPSSIAVPNVVGLSLASASNKLGADQLAVGTVTYQASSSVPNGDVISTSPAPGTKVAPGSSVALVVSQGNEATVPNVVGDPVATAEQDLTNAGFTYTLSQPNPPAAAVVESTSPAAGTQAPVGSSVTITWTTTASGGPASGGPTPSAG; from the coding sequence ATGACCGAAGAGGTCCAGCTCCAAGTCTTCGGGACGCGCTACCAGCCCATCGCGAAGATCGCCCGAGGGGGCATGGCCGACGTCTACGAAGCGCGAGACCTCCTGCTCGACCGCCTCGTGGCGCTGAAGGTGCTCTTCGCGGAGCTGTCGACGAACCCGACGTTCGTCGAGCGATTCCGGCGTGAGGCGCAGTCGGCAGCGGCGCTGTCGCACCCGAACATCGTGTCGGTCTACGACTGGGGCCCCGCGAACGGCACCTACTTCATCGCGATGGAGCTCGTGAGCGGTCAGACGCTGGCGCAGCTCATCCGCACGGTCGGGGTGGTCCCCCCCGATCAAGCAGCCTCGATCGGCGCCGACGTCGCGCTCGCACTCGCCTTCGCCCATCGCCACGGGGTCGTCCACCGCGACATCAAGCCCTCCAACGTGCTCATCACCGAGGACGGCATCGTGAAGGTGGCCGACTTCGGCATCGCACGTGCGGTCGCCAACGACGAGGACCTGACCCAGACCGGCTCGGTCCTCGGGACCGCGACCTACATCTCGCCGGAGCAGGCCCGTGGCGAGGATCTCGATGGACGCAGCGACATCTACTCCCTCGGGATCGTCCTCTACGAGATGCTCACCGGGACGCCACCCTTCCTCGGTGAGACACCGATCGCCGTCGCCTACAAGCACGTCACCGAGGCGCCCACCCCGCTCCGGAACGTGAACCCTCGGGTGAGTGCCGAACTCGAGACCGTGGTCATGCGCTGCCTCGCCAAGCAGCGCGACCAGCGCTACCCCGACGCGACGGCACTGCGTGTCGATCTGCAGCGGGTGCTCGAGCACCGTCCCCTGCGCACGACGACCACCCAGACCGCGCTCGGCGAGCGCACGATGGCGATCGGAGCGGTCGAGGGCGTTGGCGATCGGACCCAGTTGCTCAGTCGTGTCGAGGACACGGCATCGATCCCGGCGGTGACGCCGCCGGTCGAGACAGCTCGTCGGCGGCGGCGCTGGCCATGGATCCTACTCGTCATCGTGGTGCTGCTCGCACTCGCAGGAGGCCTTCTGTACGCGAAGCTCGCCGGCTCGAACCATCACGTCGCAGCGCCGCTCCCTCGCGTCGCCGTCCCGAACGTCGTCGGCTCCCAGGAGCAGGGCGCAGCGCAGGTCCTCTCCAACCTTGGCCTCCAAAGTGCACTGTCGTTCCGGGCGGCCTCGGCCTCCTCGGGTACCGTCATCGCCGAATCGCCACGGGCTGGCACCAAGGTTCAGAAGGGCTCCACCGTCGATCTCGTGGTCTCGAGCGGACCGGCGGCGGTGACGGTACCGAAGGTCGTCGGTGAGACCGCATCGACAGCCGAGGCGAAGCTGCTCGCGTTGGGCTTCAACGTCTCCACCAACTATCAGGCAGCGAGCGCGCCGCAGGGCACCGTGGTCGCCGAGTCGCCGACTGGCGGGACGTCCGCCCCGCACGGTTCGACCGTCGTCCTCACCGTCTCCAACGGTCCGAGCTCGATCGCGGTGCCGAACGTCGTCGGTCTCTCGCTCGCATCGGCGTCCAACAAGCTCGGGGCCGACCAATTGGCTGTTGGTACGGTGACGTACCAGGCAAGCTCGAGCGTGCCGAATGGTGACGTCATCTCGACGAGCCCCGCTCCGGGGACGAAGGTGGCGCCGGGATCGAGTGTTGCGTTGGTGGTGTCGCAGGGCAACGAGGCGACGGTACCGAACGTCGTCGGCGATCCGGTCGCCACCGCAGAGCAAGACCTGACCAACGCTGGCTTCACCTACACACTCTCGCAGCCGAACCCTCCGGCTGCCGCGGTGGTCGAGTCGACGTCGCCGGCCGCAGGGACCCAGGCACCGGTTGGGTCCAGCGTGACCATCACGTGGACGACGACCGCTTCGGGCGGTCCTGCCAGCGGGGGGCCAACCCCGTCAGCCGGCTGA
- the pknB gene encoding Stk1 family PASTA domain-containing Ser/Thr kinase, producing the protein MTDESTAPLSLGRRDRGRRTRRDGQLHVFGTRYQPIAKIARGGMADVYEARDLLLDRLVALKVLFAELSTNPTFVERFRREAQSAAALSHPNIVSVYDWGPANGTYFIAMELVSGQTLAQLIRTVGVVPPEQAASIGADVALALAFAHRHGVVHRDIKPSNVLITEDGIVKVADFGIARAVANDEDLTQTGSVLGTATYISPEQARGEDLDGRSDIYSLGIVLYEMLTGTPPFLGETPIAVAYKHVTEAPTPLRNVNPRVSAELETVVMRCLAKQRDQRYPDATALRVDLQRVLEHRPLRTTTTQTALGERTMAIGAVEGVGDRTQLLSSPASTTPPRRSRRWPWLAIVLVVVLGLGVAIGVIASRLTAVAVVAVPRLRGMSEAAASNDLGADQLVLGTVTTEASTTVPPGEVIATSPTADTTVAIRSRVNLIVSSGPPRVVVPTLQGLSVAAASNLLGTHQLVLGTVSYQTSTTVPSGDVLASRPAAGTEVAPGSAVTLVIARAPAPTATAHAKRKRSS; encoded by the coding sequence ATGACCGACGAGTCGACCGCCCCCCTCTCGCTCGGTCGCAGGGACCGAGGACGCCGAACTCGACGCGACGGCCAGCTCCACGTCTTCGGGACGCGCTACCAGCCCATCGCGAAGATCGCCCGAGGGGGCATGGCCGACGTCTACGAGGCGCGAGATCTCCTGCTCGACCGCCTCGTAGCGCTCAAGGTGCTCTTCGCGGAGCTGTCGACGAACCCGACGTTCGTCGAGCGATTCCGGCGTGAGGCGCAGTCGGCAGCGGCGCTGTCGCACCCGAACATCGTGTCGGTCTACGACTGGGGCCCCGCGAACGGCACCTACTTCATCGCGATGGAGCTCGTGAGCGGCCAGACGCTGGCGCAGCTCATCCGCACGGTCGGGGTCGTCCCTCCCGAGCAGGCAGCCTCGATCGGCGCCGACGTCGCGCTCGCATTGGCCTTCGCCCATCGCCACGGGGTCGTCCACCGCGACATCAAGCCCTCCAACGTGCTCATCACCGAGGACGGCATCGTGAAGGTGGCCGACTTCGGCATCGCGCGCGCGGTCGCCAACGACGAGGACCTGACCCAGACCGGCTCGGTCCTCGGGACCGCGACCTACATCTCGCCGGAGCAGGCCCGTGGCGAGGATCTCGATGGACGCAGCGACATCTACTCCCTCGGGATCGTCCTCTACGAGATGCTCACCGGGACGCCACCCTTCCTCGGTGAGACACCGATCGCCGTCGCCTACAAGCACGTCACCGAGGCGCCGACCCCGCTCCGGAACGTGAACCCTCGGGTGAGTGCCGAGCTCGAGACCGTGGTCATGCGCTGCCTCGCCAAGCAGCGCGACCAGCGCTACCCCGACGCGACGGCACTGCGTGTCGATCTGCAGCGGGTGCTCGAGCACCGTCCCCTGCGCACGACGACCACCCAGACCGCGCTCGGCGAGCGCACGATGGCGATCGGAGCGGTCGAGGGCGTTGGCGATCGGACGCAGTTGCTGAGCTCGCCAGCCTCCACAACGCCGCCCCGACGGTCGCGCCGATGGCCGTGGCTCGCGATCGTGCTGGTCGTGGTGCTCGGGCTCGGCGTCGCGATCGGAGTGATCGCAAGCCGCCTCACGGCCGTCGCGGTCGTCGCGGTCCCGCGCCTTCGTGGGATGTCAGAGGCAGCAGCCTCCAACGACCTCGGTGCCGACCAACTCGTCCTCGGGACCGTGACGACCGAGGCCAGCACCACCGTGCCACCCGGCGAGGTCATCGCGACCAGCCCCACCGCCGACACCACCGTTGCGATACGATCTCGCGTCAACCTCATCGTCTCTTCCGGACCACCTCGCGTGGTCGTACCGACCCTCCAAGGCCTCTCCGTCGCGGCCGCCTCGAACCTCCTCGGAACCCACCAACTCGTCCTCGGGACGGTGTCCTACCAAACGAGCACCACCGTGCCGAGCGGTGACGTGCTCGCATCGCGCCCGGCCGCGGGCACCGAGGTCGCCCCTGGATCAGCTGTGACATTGGTGATCGCGCGAGCGCCAGCACCAACCGCCACGGCGCACGCTAAGCGGAAGAGGTCGTCATGA